In Geopsychrobacter electrodiphilus DSM 16401, a single window of DNA contains:
- a CDS encoding response regulator, producing the protein MVDKIALLIVDDRQDNLIVLRSLVKEYFPLIKIFTASNAAEGIRLARENQIHCALIDVQMPEMDGIEMCRQLKADSRTAQMSLILLTAHNAPAQFKARGLEAGADDFILRPFDNVEFVSRVKVMLRVKRAENDLRDLNGRLEALVAEKTRALRASEEKYRALYDNAPLAYQSLDVNGLVLDVNPAWLKALGYTREEVLGEPFADFLHPDWIPVLEKNFSLFKQRGHIHDVRFRMKHSAGHYLDVALEGCIGYREDGSVRQTYCVFQNITARKQAEAGLKLLQSAVEQAAEAIVITDQAGSIQYLNPAFEKMTGHSRQDALGETLRMLNPKGKSAKFYAEVRDTLARGETWRGRFVSKKKDGTLYTEETTISPVRNELGVTTNYVSVKNDITQALELEDELRQSQKIQAVGQLAGGIAHDFNNILTIILGYGHMVSNRLSPENKTFKDIEKMMMAAKKAENLTRQLLAFSRRQVFQIQTLDLNLLVTDFKDLLKKLLRENIQLKLCLSDHPVFVQVDPTQAEQILVNLVVNARDAIGENEGVIRVQVGQSELPDKKRYSFLPEPYESFGLITVEDDGCGIPLKIKEKIFDPFFTTKEQGQGTGLGLSTVYGIVKQSGGYVLVNSLPGEGTKFSIYLPVAQEEVVTEKTEPAGELLKRSPKSILVVDDEDAVLSLLEQILAGAGHTVFLGKNPLEALDLWMDKKADLDLVITDVGLPGMTGTEMANKILAIKKDTNILFISGYGELHASAESHRMNDLNFLQKPFSPETLLNKIDDMLYGMGAAL; encoded by the coding sequence ATGGTTGACAAAATTGCCCTGTTGATTGTCGATGATCGCCAGGATAACCTGATCGTTCTTCGTAGTCTCGTTAAAGAATATTTTCCCCTCATCAAGATATTTACAGCTTCCAATGCCGCCGAAGGCATTCGGCTTGCCCGTGAAAATCAGATCCACTGCGCCCTGATTGATGTGCAAATGCCGGAAATGGACGGGATTGAAATGTGCCGCCAGCTGAAGGCTGACAGTCGCACCGCACAAATGTCCTTGATCCTGCTGACCGCCCATAACGCCCCGGCTCAATTTAAGGCCAGAGGGCTTGAGGCTGGGGCCGATGATTTTATTCTGCGGCCTTTTGACAATGTCGAGTTCGTCTCCAGGGTCAAAGTCATGCTGAGGGTCAAGCGCGCGGAGAACGATTTACGCGATTTAAATGGGCGCCTGGAAGCTCTGGTGGCCGAGAAGACCAGAGCATTACGTGCGAGCGAGGAGAAATACAGGGCTCTGTATGACAACGCCCCTCTCGCCTATCAGTCTCTCGACGTGAATGGTCTTGTTCTTGATGTAAATCCCGCCTGGTTGAAAGCTCTAGGCTACACCCGCGAGGAAGTGCTAGGTGAACCTTTCGCGGATTTTTTGCACCCTGATTGGATTCCCGTCCTTGAAAAGAATTTCTCCCTATTTAAGCAGCGCGGTCATATCCATGATGTTCGCTTCAGAATGAAGCACAGCGCTGGGCATTATTTAGATGTAGCGCTTGAAGGTTGTATTGGTTACCGCGAAGACGGCAGTGTGCGGCAGACCTACTGCGTTTTTCAGAATATAACCGCCCGCAAACAAGCTGAAGCGGGACTGAAGCTACTGCAGTCTGCCGTTGAGCAGGCGGCGGAAGCGATTGTGATAACGGATCAGGCTGGTTCTATCCAGTATTTAAATCCGGCCTTTGAAAAGATGACGGGCCACAGCCGGCAGGACGCTCTTGGTGAGACTTTGCGCATGTTGAACCCTAAAGGGAAGAGTGCGAAGTTTTATGCGGAGGTGCGGGATACACTTGCGCGTGGTGAAACCTGGCGTGGACGCTTCGTGAGTAAGAAAAAAGACGGTACCCTGTATACCGAAGAAACAACAATTTCGCCGGTACGTAATGAGTTGGGGGTGACGACAAATTATGTCTCCGTTAAAAATGATATCACCCAGGCCCTCGAACTTGAAGATGAGCTTCGGCAATCTCAAAAAATCCAGGCAGTTGGCCAATTGGCCGGGGGCATAGCTCACGATTTTAATAATATTTTGACCATCATCCTGGGTTACGGACATATGGTCAGTAACAGGTTAAGTCCGGAGAATAAAACCTTCAAGGATATTGAAAAAATGATGATGGCGGCTAAAAAAGCCGAAAACCTGACCCGACAACTTTTGGCTTTCAGCCGTCGACAGGTTTTTCAGATACAGACCCTTGACCTGAATCTGCTGGTGACGGATTTCAAGGACTTACTAAAGAAACTGCTGCGTGAAAATATTCAGCTGAAATTGTGCCTGTCTGACCATCCTGTATTTGTTCAGGTCGACCCGACGCAGGCTGAACAGATTCTGGTCAATCTGGTGGTGAACGCCAGGGATGCCATCGGAGAGAATGAAGGGGTTATTCGGGTGCAAGTGGGTCAGTCTGAGCTGCCGGATAAAAAACGCTATTCTTTTTTGCCGGAGCCTTATGAATCCTTTGGCCTGATTACGGTCGAGGACGACGGCTGTGGTATTCCTCTGAAGATTAAAGAGAAAATTTTTGATCCATTTTTTACGACCAAAGAACAGGGGCAGGGGACAGGGCTCGGACTCTCGACTGTTTATGGCATTGTGAAGCAATCGGGCGGCTATGTTCTTGTGAACAGTCTCCCTGGCGAGGGAACAAAATTTTCAATTTATCTGCCCGTGGCCCAGGAGGAAGTTGTTACCGAAAAAACAGAACCCGCCGGGGAACTGCTGAAGAGATCGCCCAAAAGTATTCTGGTTGTCGATGATGAGGATGCGGTTCTTTCTCTCCTTGAACAAATACTGGCAGGGGCCGGCCACACTGTTTTTCTGGGTAAAAATCCCCTTGAGGCGTTAGATTTGTGGATGGATAAAAAGGCGGATCTGGACCTTGTAATAACCGACGTCGGTCTGCCCGGGATGACCGGTACTGAGATGGCAAATAAAATATTAGCCATAAAAAAGGATACAAATATTCTTTTTATCTCTGGTTATGGCGAGCTTCACGCTAGCGCAGAAAGCCACAGAATGAATGATTTAAATTTTCTTCAAAAACCGTTTTCTCCGGAAACACTTTTGAACAAGATAGACGACATGCTTTATGGCATGGGCGCGGCATTGTGA
- a CDS encoding response regulator, with product MFARFHFKSMRSWLTLWFLILGMLPAAIFGGVTYFQRVHTLQEQVYSKLSVIRDLKVQQVNNWIEDRSTDLNVISGDPGLARMATDLSSSQGNREDKLDLAAARNLLQRYVLGHRYYDELYIVDAISGKILLSTDASREGLSRLSDPSFNGPLKSGATFIEDIYYSADLHAPAMAFSTPIFDLVNHAQINAILVARIDLKDSIYRLLMDRTGMGKTGETLIVSKDGLALNELRWHENAPLNLTIKALPAVLAAQGREGVIEVNDYRGVKVLAAYKHIPRVNWGFVSKQDAAEVYAPARELLMNLLIIFVLSSAIIIFYSFAISKRIVGPLVSMKNVASRQQNGELAVRNDIHRADELGFLARAFNELAGSIEAKMNVQRGNSAIFQSIIAVESVQEFSRILLKKLIEITGSRLAAFYLRSSDGDSFEIVTSIGTGPDSLPPFNATSLEGEIGVALASKQIELIRDIPADTRFTFNAVAGQVLPREIITIPLLERGEVKAVVSLASLHSYSAECLEILQVCWMPVSSALVNVLANLKTQRQALELAEKNEELQINTEELVSQSEELREQADELRGTAAELESRRTQVEEADRLKSEFLSNMSHELRTPLNSVLALSQLMISRGTGKDPDEEKNFLEVIERNGRQLLNLINDILDLAKIESGRMDIFPAVFDVNQVVQRALDTVRPLAENKNLAISLNLDTLPAIESDEEKLHQILLNLLSNAIKFTEQGEITLNVTATAQTLRCEVSDTGIGILPGDLTHIFDEFRQADGTTTRKHEGTGLGLSICQKLATLLGGQILVESTFGQGSTFTLELPLKMSVAKVRTAGENSSMTALKAETLPGRSMQRTILVIDDEREVRELVARHLKAAGYEVIVASSGRQGLQLAKEHHPFAITLDILMPDMDGWEVLRGIKNNPDTADIPVTMLSVSEDRATGVALGAAGYLTKPIDRNLLCTELERIGSHKQVKRILIADDDAVARNYIEAALTDEGYLVTQADGGEAALRIVKEYPPDVLLLDLMMPDVDGYMVLDELQKDPVLSGLAVIILTAKDLTAAERSRLKASAKRVIAKGVLTNKKFLSGLLATLQQLELGTIGLTTPVRRKILVVEDNETAALQVRMALEESGYSVTLASDGTEGLASVKRSVPDGMVLDLMMPGVDGFEVLATIRSTPWTEKLPVLVLTAKELTAQDRARLKYNHVHQLIQKGSVNKAQLIAAVHSLLEPVPARPEVVEAQPQLTLSLNANRTVLVVEDNPDNLFTISSTLANEDCVIIAAIDGEQGVEMAEKLRPGLILMDMHLPVMSGMDATQKIKSNPALAGIPIIALTANAMKGDREKMLAIGCNDYLSKPFDPADLQAKVRKWLT from the coding sequence ATGTTTGCAAGGTTTCACTTTAAATCAATGCGCAGCTGGCTGACACTCTGGTTTCTGATTTTGGGTATGTTGCCCGCAGCTATTTTCGGAGGGGTGACCTATTTCCAACGGGTTCATACCCTTCAGGAGCAGGTCTATTCCAAACTTTCAGTTATTCGCGACCTAAAGGTTCAGCAAGTGAATAACTGGATTGAGGATAGAAGCACTGATCTCAACGTTATCTCGGGTGATCCGGGGCTCGCAAGAATGGCCACGGACCTCAGTTCATCACAAGGTAACCGCGAAGATAAGCTCGATCTGGCTGCGGCCAGGAATCTTTTGCAGCGCTACGTCCTGGGACATCGATACTATGACGAGCTCTATATTGTCGATGCCATCAGTGGAAAGATTCTGCTCTCTACGGACGCGTCGCGTGAGGGACTCTCCAGGCTGAGTGACCCGTCTTTCAACGGCCCGCTAAAATCTGGAGCCACCTTTATCGAGGACATTTATTATTCAGCGGACCTTCACGCGCCTGCGATGGCGTTTTCGACGCCGATATTTGATCTTGTCAATCATGCACAAATTAACGCCATTCTGGTCGCCCGCATCGATCTGAAAGATTCTATCTATAGACTCCTGATGGATCGCACCGGAATGGGAAAAACAGGGGAGACTCTCATTGTCAGTAAGGATGGATTGGCGTTAAACGAATTAAGATGGCATGAAAACGCTCCATTGAACCTGACGATCAAAGCCCTTCCCGCAGTTCTTGCCGCGCAGGGGCGCGAAGGTGTCATTGAGGTCAATGATTATCGCGGTGTAAAAGTTCTGGCGGCTTATAAGCACATACCACGGGTAAATTGGGGATTTGTCTCAAAGCAGGATGCCGCTGAAGTCTATGCTCCGGCCAGAGAACTCTTGATGAATTTGCTGATCATTTTCGTTCTCTCCTCCGCAATCATTATTTTTTACTCTTTCGCTATTTCTAAAAGGATTGTGGGCCCACTTGTGAGCATGAAAAATGTTGCAAGCCGACAACAAAATGGCGAACTGGCAGTACGCAATGATATTCATCGCGCCGACGAGCTCGGTTTTCTGGCCAGAGCCTTCAATGAGTTGGCTGGCTCAATTGAAGCGAAAATGAATGTGCAACGTGGCAACAGTGCAATTTTTCAATCGATTATTGCGGTCGAATCGGTGCAAGAGTTCTCCCGGATACTCCTGAAGAAGTTGATCGAGATTACGGGATCGCGTCTGGCCGCATTTTACCTGCGCAGTAGCGATGGCGACAGCTTTGAAATTGTGACCTCGATCGGTACCGGACCGGACTCTTTGCCGCCTTTTAATGCCACCAGTCTGGAAGGGGAGATCGGGGTCGCGCTGGCCTCAAAACAGATCGAACTCATCCGTGATATCCCTGCCGATACCCGCTTTACCTTCAATGCAGTTGCCGGTCAGGTGCTACCGCGTGAGATCATTACCATCCCCCTTCTAGAACGCGGCGAAGTGAAGGCGGTGGTCTCACTCGCCAGTCTGCATAGTTACTCGGCTGAATGCCTGGAAATTTTGCAGGTGTGTTGGATGCCCGTGAGCAGTGCTCTGGTTAACGTGCTGGCCAATCTGAAAACCCAGAGGCAGGCGCTTGAGCTCGCGGAAAAGAACGAGGAGCTGCAAATCAATACCGAGGAATTAGTTTCCCAATCCGAGGAATTACGCGAGCAGGCGGATGAACTGCGCGGGACGGCGGCTGAACTGGAATCGCGACGCACCCAGGTCGAAGAAGCGGATCGTCTCAAGTCCGAATTTTTATCCAATATGAGCCATGAGCTGCGCACGCCATTGAACAGTGTGCTGGCCCTTTCGCAGTTGATGATCTCGCGTGGCACCGGCAAGGACCCAGACGAAGAGAAAAACTTTCTGGAAGTAATCGAAAGAAACGGTCGTCAGCTGCTGAACCTGATTAACGATATCCTCGATTTGGCCAAGATCGAATCGGGCCGCATGGATATTTTCCCCGCAGTTTTCGACGTCAATCAGGTTGTTCAGCGTGCGCTTGACACCGTCCGTCCCCTCGCCGAAAACAAAAATCTGGCAATTTCACTGAACCTTGATACGCTTCCCGCGATTGAATCCGACGAGGAGAAACTGCATCAGATCCTTTTGAACCTGCTTTCCAACGCGATCAAGTTCACCGAACAAGGGGAGATAACCCTGAACGTGACCGCAACAGCGCAGACCCTGCGCTGTGAGGTTAGCGATACCGGCATCGGTATTTTGCCGGGAGACCTGACGCACATCTTTGATGAATTCCGCCAGGCAGACGGTACGACCACACGAAAACATGAAGGGACGGGGCTGGGGCTTTCCATCTGCCAAAAGCTGGCGACATTATTGGGTGGTCAGATTCTGGTTGAAAGTACCTTTGGTCAGGGGAGCACCTTTACTCTCGAACTGCCGTTAAAAATGTCGGTGGCAAAGGTTCGAACTGCGGGTGAAAATTCGAGCATGACTGCGCTTAAAGCAGAGACTCTCCCTGGCCGTTCTATGCAGCGTACCATTCTGGTGATTGATGACGAACGCGAGGTGCGTGAACTGGTGGCCAGACATCTGAAGGCGGCAGGGTATGAAGTGATTGTCGCGTCGAGCGGCAGGCAGGGATTGCAACTGGCAAAAGAACACCACCCTTTCGCTATTACACTTGATATTCTAATGCCCGATATGGATGGCTGGGAAGTCCTCCGCGGGATTAAAAATAATCCAGATACTGCAGATATTCCAGTGACCATGCTCTCGGTCAGCGAAGACAGGGCGACGGGCGTGGCCTTGGGCGCTGCCGGATATTTGACAAAGCCGATCGACAGAAACCTGCTCTGCACCGAGTTAGAAAGGATTGGCTCTCATAAACAGGTCAAGCGCATCCTGATTGCCGATGATGATGCCGTCGCGCGTAATTATATCGAAGCAGCGCTGACTGATGAGGGTTATCTGGTCACACAGGCCGATGGTGGAGAAGCGGCACTGCGGATTGTTAAGGAATATCCGCCTGATGTGTTACTTCTTGACCTGATGATGCCCGATGTCGATGGCTATATGGTGCTGGATGAACTGCAAAAGGATCCGGTTTTGTCTGGGCTGGCGGTGATCATTCTGACGGCGAAAGATCTGACCGCCGCAGAGCGTAGTCGTCTGAAGGCGTCGGCAAAAAGGGTTATTGCCAAGGGGGTGCTCACCAATAAAAAGTTTTTGAGTGGCCTGCTTGCCACCTTGCAGCAGCTGGAGCTTGGCACAATAGGTTTGACTACACCGGTAAGGCGCAAAATACTGGTCGTGGAGGATAACGAAACTGCCGCACTCCAGGTGCGGATGGCCTTGGAGGAGAGTGGTTACAGCGTGACCTTGGCCAGTGACGGCACCGAGGGGTTGGCCAGTGTCAAAAGATCAGTGCCAGACGGTATGGTGCTTGATTTGATGATGCCCGGGGTCGATGGTTTTGAGGTGTTGGCGACCATCCGCTCTACACCCTGGACCGAGAAACTACCCGTTTTGGTTTTGACCGCTAAAGAGCTGACTGCCCAGGATCGGGCACGGCTCAAATACAATCATGTTCATCAATTGATCCAGAAGGGTTCAGTCAATAAGGCGCAACTCATCGCTGCGGTCCACTCACTGCTTGAACCAGTGCCAGCCAGGCCGGAAGTTGTCGAGGCGCAACCGCAGTTAACTCTGAGTCTGAACGCGAACAGAACCGTGCTGGTCGTTGAGGATAACCCGGATAATCTGTTTACCATCTCCTCAACCCTGGCAAATGAGGACTGTGTGATCATCGCCGCAATCGATGGCGAACAGGGGGTTGAGATGGCGGAAAAGTTGCGCCCCGGACTGATCCTGATGGATATGCATCTGCCAGTGATGAGCGGCATGGACGCGACGCAAAAGATCAAGAGTAACCCGGCGTTGGCCGGAATTCCGATTATTGCCCTGACGGCTAACGCCATGAAAGGTGATCGCGAGAAGATGCTGGCGATCGGTTGTAATGATTATTTGTCCAAGCCTTTCGATCCGGCGGATCTGCAAGCGAAGGTGCGCAAATGGCTAACCTAA
- a CDS encoding CheR family methyltransferase, with amino-acid sequence MMNLKGQIIRQLNPDLINILACLKQTRGIDFSHYRPRMLGRRVAARLAKLGMDDYALYLQRLENDPAECDELIDVIAINVSSFFRDPIVIEIMSQKILPEMIEKKSHLGVRELRVWSAGCAAGEEIYSLAICIKEALKKSDKTWANWTNCLFGTDIDNSALQRAAKAVYPRESLLETKLGVVDKYFEPLAENFMLKLAIRSMVHFSQDDLTSEKTDSPAESVFGEFDLIFCRNVLIYFNRDLQLRVLSKFLRSLVPGGYLVLGSSETLTEEIAPWFKVVDSHNKIYQKLTGKLA; translated from the coding sequence ATGATGAACCTGAAAGGGCAGATTATCCGTCAGCTAAACCCAGATCTTATTAATATCCTGGCCTGCTTGAAACAGACTCGGGGAATCGACTTCAGTCACTATCGTCCGCGCATGCTCGGTAGACGCGTAGCTGCACGGCTTGCAAAATTGGGAATGGATGATTACGCACTTTATCTGCAACGGCTCGAAAACGACCCTGCAGAATGTGATGAATTAATCGATGTTATAGCCATAAACGTCAGTTCATTTTTTCGTGACCCGATTGTTATTGAAATCATGAGTCAGAAAATATTGCCTGAGATGATCGAGAAAAAAAGTCACCTCGGGGTGCGCGAACTCAGAGTTTGGAGTGCTGGCTGTGCCGCTGGTGAAGAGATCTATTCTCTCGCTATCTGTATTAAGGAGGCGCTGAAAAAAAGCGATAAAACATGGGCGAATTGGACGAATTGTCTTTTTGGGACGGATATCGACAATAGCGCTTTACAGCGAGCAGCCAAAGCCGTATATCCGCGCGAAAGCCTGTTGGAGACCAAGCTGGGGGTGGTGGATAAATATTTTGAACCCCTGGCCGAGAATTTCATGCTGAAGCTCGCCATTCGCAGCATGGTGCATTTTTCTCAGGATGATCTTACCTCCGAAAAGACCGACTCTCCGGCAGAGAGTGTGTTTGGCGAATTCGATCTGATTTTTTGTCGCAATGTCCTGATTTATTTCAATCGGGACCTGCAGCTTCGTGTCCTGTCCAAGTTTTTACGGTCATTGGTCCCTGGCGGGTATCTGGTACTGGGGAGTTCTGAGACCCTTACCGAAGAGATCGCGCCCTGGTTTAAAGTTGTAGATTCGCACAATAAAATTTACCAAAAACTTACGGGTAAATTGGCTTAG
- a CDS encoding pyridoxal phosphate-dependent aminotransferase — protein MSSNASHEMHLNLNVRGLPLSATLEINELSNRLLATGKQIYKLGLGQSPFPVPQEVVGALQANAHQKDYLPVRGLPALQQAVVNYLERTQGLVYEPQQVLIGPGSKELMFILQLVYYGELVIPSPSWVSYAPQANITGRPVRWVPTRAENKWLLTPEELEKVCAADPSKPRIVILNYPNNPTGYSYSDAELQALALVARKYKIIMLSDEIYGELQFDGGHRSIARYYPEGTIISGGLSKWCGAGGWRLGTFVAPPELEWLVKAMATVASESFTSVSAPIQYAAVRAFEGGEAIERYLWQSRRILKALGASVHASLTELGLMLPQLDGGFYAFPDFSPLGERLEKRGITTSAQLCTRLLEETGVAVLPGTCFGRPATELSIRLAYVDFDGTRTLAAAELVPDDRGLDRDFLRANCGRVLTAMERMCAWLG, from the coding sequence ATGAGCTCTAACGCAAGCCACGAAATGCATCTTAATCTCAATGTCAGGGGTTTGCCCCTTTCGGCAACCCTCGAGATCAACGAACTGTCTAATCGCCTGCTCGCGACCGGAAAGCAGATCTACAAGCTCGGTCTCGGTCAATCGCCCTTTCCGGTGCCGCAGGAGGTCGTCGGTGCGCTGCAGGCCAACGCGCACCAGAAAGATTACCTGCCGGTGCGTGGTCTCCCGGCCTTGCAACAGGCGGTGGTTAATTATCTTGAACGAACTCAGGGCCTGGTTTATGAACCGCAGCAGGTTTTGATCGGACCGGGGTCGAAGGAGCTGATGTTCATCCTGCAGCTGGTCTACTATGGTGAGCTGGTGATCCCCTCCCCGAGCTGGGTTTCTTACGCGCCTCAGGCGAACATTACCGGTCGTCCGGTGCGTTGGGTACCGACGCGGGCCGAAAATAAATGGCTGCTGACTCCCGAGGAGCTGGAGAAGGTCTGCGCCGCAGATCCGTCCAAACCGCGGATAGTGATCCTTAACTATCCGAACAACCCGACCGGCTACAGCTACAGCGATGCCGAGCTGCAGGCGCTGGCTCTGGTCGCGCGCAAGTATAAAATTATCATGCTCTCCGACGAGATCTATGGTGAGCTGCAGTTTGATGGCGGTCATCGTTCCATCGCCCGCTACTACCCCGAAGGGACCATCATCAGCGGCGGGCTCAGCAAATGGTGCGGCGCTGGCGGCTGGCGGCTCGGGACCTTCGTTGCCCCGCCGGAGCTCGAATGGCTGGTTAAGGCGATGGCGACGGTTGCTTCCGAAAGCTTTACCTCGGTCAGCGCGCCGATCCAGTATGCGGCGGTGCGCGCCTTCGAAGGCGGGGAAGCGATCGAACGTTACCTCTGGCAGTCGCGGCGCATCCTTAAGGCCCTCGGCGCGAGCGTGCATGCGTCTCTTACTGAGCTCGGTTTGATGCTGCCGCAACTTGATGGCGGCTTCTATGCCTTCCCTGATTTCAGCCCGTTAGGCGAGCGCCTCGAAAAACGTGGCATTACCACCAGCGCGCAACTTTGCACAAGACTGCTCGAGGAAACCGGCGTTGCTGTGCTGCCAGGTACCTGCTTCGGTCGTCCCGCAACCGAGTTGAGTATCCGGCTGGCTTATGTCGATTTTGATGGCACAAGGACGTTGGCTGCAGCTGAACTGGTGCCGGATGATCGAGGGTTGGATCGTGACTTCCTGCGAGCCAACTGCGGCCGGGTGCTGACCGCGATGGAACGGATGTGCGCCTGGCTTGGATAA